Proteins from one Lacrimispora sphenoides genomic window:
- a CDS encoding YkvA family protein: protein MNLKERALQLKTDIPALFLALKSSETPIIAKIFAGLAILYALSPIDLIPDFIPVLGYVDDVILLPALISLTIKFIPKETFEKCRIEAQNISQNNLARKWYYAVPVLAIWLLILWLIIKAIFI from the coding sequence ATGAATTTAAAAGAAAGAGCACTACAATTAAAAACTGATATTCCCGCACTTTTCTTAGCTCTAAAGAGTTCTGAAACGCCCATTATTGCTAAAATTTTTGCAGGATTAGCAATCCTTTATGCGCTATCTCCGATAGATCTTATTCCGGATTTTATTCCGGTATTGGGATATGTTGATGATGTCATTCTACTTCCTGCATTAATTTCACTTACAATTAAATTCATACCAAAAGAAACCTTTGAAAAATGTAGAATTGAAGCCCAAAATATTTCACAAAATAACCTAGCCAGGAAATGGTATTATGCTGTACCTGTACTTGCCATTTGGTTGTTAATTTTGTGGTTAATAATTAAGGCCATTTTTATATGA
- a CDS encoding DUF6773 family protein, with translation MNKQNIQDERVVAQRRKINSEAYSILMIVLLGSIIVQQFFLNAPFEQYAVEVICFFGISLYMIIRYMTLGLDIYGEGKQAKTLPFVNSVVAGIVVTTINGFLNYTQYAEKYKEDGIGYFIAVLAVTFISATISTFIVLSCLNYLNKKKQAKIQKQLDEKEQDE, from the coding sequence ACAACGCCGTAAAATAAATAGTGAAGCGTACAGTATTTTAATGATTGTGCTTCTCGGTTCAATAATTGTACAGCAATTTTTCCTAAACGCACCATTTGAACAATATGCTGTTGAGGTTATATGCTTTTTTGGTATATCCCTATATATGATAATACGGTATATGACCTTGGGACTTGACATATACGGCGAAGGTAAACAGGCTAAAACCCTTCCTTTTGTGAACAGTGTAGTAGCCGGAATTGTAGTTACGACGATTAATGGTTTTTTGAACTATACACAGTACGCAGAAAAATATAAGGAAGATGGTATAGGTTATTTTATTGCCGTGTTGGCAGTTACTTTTATCAGCGCAACCATTTCAACTTTTATAGTACTGTCTTGCCTTAATTATCTGAACAAGAAAAAACAGGCAAAAATTCAAAAGCAGTTAGACGAAAAAGAACAGGACGAATAG
- a CDS encoding GNAT family N-acetyltransferase, producing MINMHYANVSDLNFWLSLDKHLSKGELERKILQKQCYVIEYDGKRVGVLRYNLFWDNIPFLNMIFFSPEYRAKGIGRQAMIAWENEMKLLGYIAVMTSTNSDEQAQHFYRKLGYKDCGCLILDIPKMEQPTELFFIKSFAKNQMN from the coding sequence ATGATTAACATGCATTACGCCAATGTAAGTGATTTAAATTTTTGGCTTTCTCTTGATAAACACTTAAGTAAGGGAGAGCTTGAAAGAAAAATCCTTCAAAAACAATGCTACGTAATAGAATATGATGGAAAGCGTGTCGGAGTATTAAGATATAATTTATTTTGGGATAATATACCGTTTTTGAATATGATATTTTTTAGTCCAGAATACCGTGCAAAAGGTATCGGTAGACAGGCAATGATTGCATGGGAAAATGAAATGAAGTTATTAGGCTACATCGCAGTAATGACATCAACAAATTCTGATGAACAGGCTCAACATTTTTATAGAAAGTTGGGGTATAAGGATTGTGGCTGTTTGATTCTTGATATACCGAAAATGGAACAACCCACGGAACTGTTTTTTATAAAATCTTTTGCGAAAAATCAGATGAATTAG
- a CDS encoding exosporium glycoprotein BclB-related protein, translating into MNNYIESNDDHCSCRRRCILTGPTGPTGPRGCQGPKGCPGATGPTGPRGCPGPTGPIGATGPTGPTGPTGPIGATGPTGPTGPIGLTGATGPTGPIGATGPTGPTGPIGLTGATGPTGPIGATGPIGLTGATGPTGPIGATGPTGPTGPIGLTGATGPTGPIGLTGATGPTGPIGAIGPTGPTGPIGLTGATGPTGPIGATGPTGPTGPIGLTGATGPTGPIGATGPTGPTGPIGLTGATGPIGATGPTGPTGPIGLTGATGPTGPIGETGPTGPTGPTGPIGLTGATGPTGPIGVTGPTGPTGATGPTGPIGATGPTGPTGNTGPTGPTGPIGLAGDGAIIPFASGTPVTLTTVLGGLLNTSSAVGFGSNLPGISAASGTVNLLGLTNLAFSMPRNGIITSLAGYLSISAALSLIGSTVTVTAQLFQSTTPNNTFVAVPGAVVTLSPSLSGAISIGSISSGITTGLNIPVTAGTRLLLLFSAEVTAGLDVAATIAGYASAGLGIS; encoded by the coding sequence ATGAATAACTATATAGAGTCTAATGATGATCACTGTTCTTGTCGTCGTCGATGTATCTTGACTGGGCCTACTGGGCCTACTGGGCCTAGGGGTTGTCAAGGACCAAAAGGCTGCCCAGGAGCTACTGGACCAACAGGACCTAGAGGTTGTCCAGGACCTACCGGTCCTATTGGTGCTACTGGGCCCACTGGTCCTACCGGGCCTACTGGACCTATTGGCGCCACTGGACCCACCGGGCCTACTGGACCCATTGGACTTACCGGCGCTACCGGGCCTACTGGACCTATTGGCGCCACTGGACCCACCGGGCCTACTGGACCTATTGGACTTACCGGCGCTACCGGACCTACCGGTCCTATTGGCGCTACTGGGCCCATTGGACTTACCGGCGCTACCGGGCCTACTGGACCTATTGGCGCCACTGGACCCACCGGGCCTACTGGGCCTATTGGACTTACCGGCGCTACCGGGCCTACTGGGCCTATTGGACTTACCGGCGCAACTGGGCCTACTGGACCTATTGGCGCCATTGGACCCACCGGGCCTACTGGGCCTATTGGACTTACCGGCGCTACCGGGCCTACTGGGCCTATTGGCGCTACTGGACCCACCGGGCCTACTGGGCCCATTGGACTTACCGGCGCTACCGGGCCTACTGGACCAATTGGCGCCACTGGACCCACCGGGCCTACTGGGCCTATTGGACTTACCGGCGCTACTGGACCTATTGGTGCAACTGGGCCCACCGGGCCTACTGGGCCTATTGGACTTACCGGTGCTACTGGGCCTACTGGACCTATTGGCGAAACTGGACCCACCGGGCCTACTGGGCCTACTGGCCCTATTGGACTCACCGGCGCTACCGGGCCTACCGGGCCTATCGGTGTAACAGGTCCCACTGGACCTACCGGCGCTACTGGGCCTACTGGCCCTATTGGTGCAACGGGACCCACTGGACCTACTGGTAATACCGGTCCCACAGGACCTACTGGCCCTATTGGCTTAGCGGGTGATGGAGCAATTATTCCGTTTGCTTCCGGTACACCTGTTACCTTGACCACAGTACTCGGAGGATTGCTTAACACCTCCAGTGCAGTTGGATTCGGAAGTAACCTTCCCGGCATTTCCGCTGCCAGCGGAACAGTCAATCTACTTGGGTTGACGAACTTGGCATTCTCCATGCCCAGGAATGGGATTATTACCTCCTTGGCCGGTTATTTGAGCATAAGCGCTGCGCTCAGCCTGATTGGTTCAACTGTAACAGTAACCGCTCAGTTGTTCCAATCCACTACACCTAACAACACCTTCGTTGCTGTGCCGGGCGCAGTGGTTACGCTGTCGCCTTCCCTCTCGGGAGCAATTTCTATCGGTAGTATCAGCAGCGGAATCACCACCGGACTGAATATTCCTGTTACCGCAGGAACCAGGTTGCTTTTATTATTCTCCGCAGAAGTCACTGCTGGTCTGGATGTAGCAGCAACCATCGCGGGCTATGCCAGTGCTGGCCTAGGTATATCCTAA
- a CDS encoding GNAT family N-acetyltransferase, whose protein sequence is MIMVTTDRMLIFPISNKEIEMKVREETDEEMKQAYSEMLAGCREKPDQRIWYAIWIMQLKNSKQIVGDLCFKGLNDNGSVEIGYGIKKEYEGKGLMTEAVTAMAKWASNQTGVSFVEAETDPNNVASQRVLQKAGFLANGELGEEGPRFTWRNVKI, encoded by the coding sequence ATGATTATGGTTACAACAGATAGAATGTTGATCTTTCCGATTTCTAATAAAGAGATCGAAATGAAGGTTCGGGAAGAAACGGATGAGGAAATGAAGCAAGCATATTCTGAAATGCTTGCTGGTTGCAGAGAAAAACCTGACCAGCGAATTTGGTATGCAATATGGATAATGCAGCTAAAGAACAGCAAACAGATAGTTGGTGACTTGTGTTTTAAAGGTCTAAATGATAATGGGAGTGTTGAAATAGGTTACGGGATTAAAAAGGAATACGAGGGTAAGGGACTGATGACGGAAGCAGTTACTGCTATGGCTAAATGGGCTAGTAACCAGACTGGTGTATCCTTTGTGGAAGCAGAAACAGATCCTAATAATGTTGCATCTCAAAGAGTTCTCCAAAAAGCGGGATTTTTAGCCAATGGAGAATTAGGGGAAGAAGGTCCAAGGTTTACGTGGAGGAATGTCAAAATCTGA
- a CDS encoding DUF2207 domain-containing protein translates to MKSKQKKLFSFFVLFTVLFILGAVPVFAKEDAIPSINLDVTLQSDGSAVITEIWDVRGVSSGTEYYKALNNMDGMNIHSLAVWDESGAQYKTLSDWDTKLSREEKSGTCGILKTSKGYELCWGIGSYGNHKYTIQYTVEGLVKDYGDYAGFYHQFISELSSAPDSVSIKIRMADTRLTANNARIWAYGFTGEVEIGSDGSLNIFSSEALEGGDYVNVLCRFERSLFPLASAVDMSFEKLQESAENKNSDTALYIILAVIGAVIVLTVLLIAFFSSRYKLVDGSAVRLPGKKQLDTNWSVPFDSSIPAVYSAMLLLRKGISCEKLMSAYLIRWQEAGYIRIEERENERTIKRSQEEAIVFSQDKTPDQGVERSLYEILTDDTDRDGILWTSGIEKRAGALYEKLTAWAAEVKSEGEKALIRSGTAATDTKGTIRFTVSGFDQAVKLLGFRKYLIEMRRQREDRSVPGELWGDYLVFATLFDIGENVLESMKALDPAYFDTFAGMYGCNAYNMRYLVIMTNHISSAATPTNNTDGISGGASSAGGGGFSGGGGGGSR, encoded by the coding sequence ATGAAATCAAAACAAAAAAAATTGTTCTCTTTTTTCGTGCTGTTCACAGTACTGTTCATCCTGGGTGCAGTTCCAGTATTTGCGAAAGAGGATGCTATACCGTCCATTAATCTGGATGTCACTCTTCAGAGTGATGGCTCTGCGGTCATAACAGAGATCTGGGATGTTCGCGGTGTATCCAGCGGTACAGAATATTACAAGGCTCTGAATAACATGGATGGGATGAACATCCATTCCCTTGCTGTATGGGACGAGTCCGGAGCTCAGTACAAAACTCTGAGCGACTGGGACACAAAGCTCTCCAGAGAGGAAAAGTCCGGTACCTGCGGCATCCTGAAAACTTCCAAAGGATATGAACTCTGCTGGGGCATTGGCAGCTATGGTAACCATAAATATACCATCCAATATACCGTAGAGGGATTGGTAAAAGATTATGGCGACTATGCAGGATTCTATCATCAGTTTATATCGGAGCTTTCAAGCGCTCCAGATTCAGTTTCTATTAAAATCCGGATGGCGGATACACGTCTGACGGCAAACAATGCACGCATCTGGGCGTATGGCTTTACAGGAGAAGTTGAGATCGGGAGCGACGGCAGCCTTAATATTTTTTCTTCTGAAGCTTTAGAAGGAGGAGACTATGTAAATGTGCTCTGCCGATTTGAAAGAAGCTTGTTCCCACTGGCCTCTGCAGTCGACATGTCTTTTGAAAAGTTGCAGGAATCCGCAGAAAATAAAAACTCTGATACGGCTTTATATATCATCCTTGCTGTTATAGGGGCAGTTATTGTTTTGACAGTCCTTTTAATCGCCTTCTTTTCTTCACGATATAAACTGGTAGACGGCTCAGCCGTTCGGCTTCCCGGAAAGAAACAATTAGATACGAACTGGTCGGTTCCTTTTGACAGCAGCATTCCTGCTGTATATTCCGCTATGCTGCTGCTACGCAAGGGCATTTCCTGTGAAAAGCTTATGAGCGCGTATCTTATCCGCTGGCAGGAGGCGGGTTATATCCGCATAGAAGAGCGGGAAAATGAGCGAACTATAAAAAGGTCTCAAGAAGAAGCTATCGTGTTTAGCCAGGATAAAACACCGGACCAAGGAGTGGAGCGGTCGCTGTACGAAATTTTAACCGACGACACTGACCGTGACGGTATTCTTTGGACCTCGGGCATCGAAAAGAGGGCGGGAGCGCTTTATGAGAAACTCACTGCATGGGCGGCAGAAGTGAAGAGTGAAGGCGAAAAAGCATTAATCCGTTCAGGCACGGCGGCAACGGACACAAAGGGTACTATCCGGTTTACTGTATCGGGTTTTGATCAGGCTGTCAAACTGCTGGGGTTTAGGAAATACCTGATAGAAATGCGCAGACAAAGGGAAGACAGGTCAGTACCGGGAGAACTTTGGGGGGATTATCTTGTGTTTGCTACCTTGTTTGACATTGGAGAGAATGTCCTCGAAAGCATGAAAGCCCTTGACCCCGCATATTTTGATACCTTCGCAGGCATGTACGGCTGCAACGCCTACAATATGAGATACCTTGTGATCATGACGAATCACATTTCGAGTGCTGCGACGCCAACCAATAACACGGACGGCATCAGCGGAGGCGCAAGTTCGGCTGGCGGTGGAGGTTTCTCGGGAGGAGGCGGTGGAGGCAGCCGGTAA
- a CDS encoding MBL fold metallo-hydrolase has product MENWFTLDQIDTDTYIISEYRHWEETHCYLLKGHERCLLIDTGLGICNISEEVKRLTDKQVTAVATHIHWDHIGGHEYYPDFYAHEAELSWLNGEFPLTMDTVRNMVIDRCDLPEGYDVNAYKFFQGMPTRILKDGDIIDLGGRKITVLHTPGHSPGHLCFWEPQRGYLFTGDLVYKDTLFAYYPSTDPQAYLSSLEKIAVLPVKKVFPAHHSLDIQPEILSRMRDAFLQLKVDDNLHHGGGTFDFGDWAVWL; this is encoded by the coding sequence ATGGAAAACTGGTTTACACTAGATCAAATTGATACGGATACTTACATAATCAGTGAATACCGCCATTGGGAGGAAACGCACTGCTATTTGCTTAAAGGCCATGAACGATGTTTGCTCATTGACACTGGACTTGGAATCTGCAATATTTCCGAAGAGGTGAAAAGGTTAACAGACAAACAGGTAACTGCCGTGGCGACTCATATACACTGGGATCATATCGGCGGGCACGAATACTACCCGGATTTCTACGCGCATGAGGCAGAACTAAGCTGGCTGAACGGCGAATTCCCACTGACAATGGATACTGTCCGGAATATGGTTATAGATCGATGTGATTTACCGGAGGGTTATGATGTCAACGCTTACAAGTTCTTTCAGGGAATGCCTACAAGGATACTAAAAGACGGTGATATCATTGATCTGGGTGGGCGCAAGATTACTGTACTACATACGCCGGGGCATTCCCCAGGGCATCTGTGTTTTTGGGAGCCACAACGTGGGTATTTATTTACCGGTGACCTTGTCTACAAGGATACGCTGTTTGCGTATTACCCCTCCACCGATCCTCAGGCATATCTTTCATCGCTTGAAAAGATAGCGGTACTGCCCGTGAAAAAAGTATTTCCGGCTCATCATAGTCTGGATATACAACCGGAGATTCTGAGCCGTATGCGAGACGCTTTCCTCCAGTTGAAAGTCGATGATAACCTTCATCATGGTGGCGGTACCTTTGATTTCGGCGATTGGGCTGTTTGGCTGTGA
- a CDS encoding IS3 family transposase yields MKELREKGYALKHLLKAVGLSKSTYYYELNHVCFDVIKNQKLMDEINKIFEDNKQRYGVRRVHQELLNKGYSINHKRVQRLMHKMMLAGKRPKEKYHSYRGEVGRIADNLINRDFCTTAPLQKWTTDVSQFNLPWGKCYLSPILDMNTNEVISYDLSKSPNMEQISNMLERAFRKFSNTEGIIFHSDQGWQYQHAYYRNELKKYGIIQSMSRKGNCYDNCIMETFFGRLKTEMFYGHEKDFGSFDEFKKAIDEYIDYYNNRRIQSKTKWMPPVIYRKTSIKSA; encoded by the coding sequence ATTAAGGAACTCCGAGAAAAAGGATATGCCTTAAAGCATTTATTGAAAGCTGTAGGATTATCAAAATCTACATACTATTATGAATTAAATCATGTGTGTTTTGACGTAATCAAAAATCAGAAACTTATGGATGAAATCAATAAGATTTTTGAAGACAATAAGCAACGATATGGTGTTCGCAGAGTTCATCAGGAATTATTAAATAAAGGATATTCCATAAACCACAAAAGAGTACAACGATTAATGCATAAGATGATGTTGGCCGGCAAACGACCTAAAGAGAAATACCATTCATATAGGGGCGAAGTTGGCAGAATAGCTGACAACTTAATTAATAGAGATTTTTGTACAACTGCTCCACTTCAAAAATGGACAACAGATGTATCTCAATTTAACCTGCCATGGGGAAAATGTTATCTTTCGCCTATTTTAGATATGAATACAAATGAAGTTATCTCATACGATTTGTCAAAAAGTCCAAATATGGAGCAAATATCTAACATGTTAGAAAGAGCATTTCGGAAATTTAGTAATACTGAAGGAATCATCTTTCATTCCGATCAAGGTTGGCAGTACCAACATGCGTACTATCGTAATGAATTAAAGAAATATGGAATAATTCAATCTATGTCTCGTAAAGGAAACTGTTACGATAATTGCATTATGGAGACTTTTTTCGGAAGACTAAAGACCGAAATGTTTTATGGGCATGAAAAGGATTTTGGATCCTTCGATGAATTTAAGAAAGCAATAGATGAATATATAGATTATTATAATAACAGGAGAATTCAATCAAAAACAAAATGGATGCCTCCTGTAATATACAGGAAGACATCCATCAAGAGTGCCTAA
- a CDS encoding dihydrofolate reductase family protein, with protein MSVFFYGCITMDGYLADKNHNLDWLYETGTIEETGYESFYKNMDITIMGKRTFNEIENIENIDGLYPTTQNYVFTHAESLSAKEFVPINCDVVEFVKQIERDKNIWIIGGNTILAPLLDNHMVDNMIIQIAPVLLGMGIPIFSQKEGLKRFCLKEVKKYGQFAELIYSKI; from the coding sequence ATGAGTGTATTTTTTTACGGTTGCATTACTATGGATGGCTATCTTGCTGACAAAAACCATAACCTGGATTGGCTTTATGAAACTGGCACAATAGAAGAAACTGGTTATGAAAGCTTCTATAAAAACATGGATATTACTATAATGGGCAAAAGAACATTTAATGAAATTGAAAACATAGAAAATATCGACGGTCTTTATCCTACTACCCAAAATTATGTTTTTACACATGCTGAAAGCTTATCGGCCAAGGAATTTGTTCCTATAAATTGTGATGTTGTTGAATTCGTGAAACAAATAGAGAGGGATAAAAATATTTGGATTATCGGAGGTAACACAATATTAGCCCCTCTGTTAGATAATCATATGGTTGATAACATGATAATACAGATCGCTCCTGTGTTATTGGGGATGGGAATACCAATATTTTCACAGAAAGAAGGGTTAAAGCGATTTTGTTTGAAGGAAGTAAAAAAATACGGACAATTTGCAGAATTAATTTATAGTAAAATATAG
- a CDS encoding helix-turn-helix domain-containing protein: MKYDFVFKLNCVELYRNGQWPETPAGIGQKNFRKRIVTWSRIADIYGIDALKHPSTCKERTAEERYSLVARVLAGESQKSVAIIAGIDSGLLSKWVQIYKIKGYDGLYLKKGRHGKEPFMKKDNKPKELSPSEREELIRLRAETEYLKAENESIKKSIALRREKEAAQLKAKKQQSLRNSEKKDMP, from the coding sequence GTGAAATATGATTTTGTATTTAAATTAAATTGTGTCGAGCTATACAGAAATGGCCAATGGCCTGAAACACCAGCAGGAATTGGTCAAAAGAATTTTAGAAAACGAATTGTTACTTGGTCAAGAATTGCAGATATTTATGGAATTGATGCTTTAAAGCATCCTTCAACATGTAAAGAACGTACAGCTGAAGAAAGGTATTCTCTTGTAGCTAGAGTTTTAGCTGGAGAATCACAAAAAAGTGTTGCAATAATTGCTGGAATTGATTCAGGCCTATTGTCTAAATGGGTACAGATATATAAAATAAAAGGGTACGATGGTCTGTATTTAAAGAAAGGTAGACATGGTAAGGAGCCCTTCATGAAAAAAGACAATAAACCAAAAGAACTTTCACCTTCTGAAAGAGAAGAATTAATTAGATTAAGGGCAGAGACAGAGTACCTTAAAGCAGAAAATGAATCAATAAAAAAATCTATCGCCTTGAGACGAGAAAAAGAAGCTGCGCAACTCAAGGCGAAAAAGCAGCAATCATTAAGGAACTCCGAGAAAAAGGATATGCCTTAA